The proteins below are encoded in one region of Thermosulfurimonas marina:
- a CDS encoding DVU0298 family protein — translation MKPPSCPFCGREIPPPRNLGFQFADHDAGVCECGAVYVSDVTGFNRGSAFAEALFLASGGRWELAWDLAPGEDYQEIWLEPYDQARHLLVPEGTLEGRKVSGALCFVRLAEDLLELSREDLEALRRPSSRSSPEVRPRKLRRPEAERLVAENRREELLLLCRAQPLNLRVLQKILYHPEALLRLRTATLLGEFARRFGDECPEEVADLVKRLLYASADTAASAWGALEAVGEIIRALPRRFGLYVRNLLAFLPYPEFRPGALYALWRVAEAHPELLLREKPFRVVSLLEDENPLVRGLALLILRALRLSEAAPGVRPLLEDSRTFEIYLPEEDRFVSRRLKEVAEEILKDQREVL, via the coding sequence ATGAAGCCCCCCAGCTGTCCCTTCTGCGGCAGAGAGATCCCTCCCCCCCGAAACCTGGGCTTCCAGTTTGCCGACCATGACGCCGGAGTGTGCGAATGCGGAGCGGTCTATGTGAGCGATGTCACGGGCTTCAACCGGGGGTCGGCCTTCGCTGAGGCCCTCTTTCTGGCCTCCGGGGGGCGCTGGGAGCTGGCCTGGGACCTTGCGCCGGGGGAGGATTATCAGGAAATCTGGCTTGAACCCTACGATCAGGCCCGCCATCTCCTGGTCCCCGAAGGGACCCTTGAGGGGCGCAAGGTCTCCGGGGCCCTCTGTTTTGTACGTCTAGCCGAAGACCTCCTGGAATTGAGCCGGGAGGATCTGGAGGCCCTCAGGAGGCCTTCTTCCAGGTCCTCCCCCGAGGTCCGGCCCCGGAAGCTTCGCCGCCCGGAGGCGGAGCGCCTGGTGGCTGAAAATCGGCGGGAGGAGTTGCTGCTCCTCTGTCGGGCCCAGCCCCTGAATCTCCGGGTGCTCCAAAAGATCCTCTACCACCCGGAGGCCCTCCTTCGCTTGCGCACCGCCACCCTTCTTGGGGAATTCGCCCGGCGTTTCGGGGACGAATGCCCGGAGGAGGTGGCCGATCTGGTAAAGCGCCTCCTTTATGCCAGCGCAGACACGGCGGCCTCGGCCTGGGGGGCCCTGGAGGCCGTAGGGGAGATCATCCGGGCCCTTCCCCGGCGTTTTGGGCTCTATGTAAGAAACCTCCTGGCCTTTCTTCCCTATCCCGAATTCCGCCCCGGGGCCCTTTACGCCCTCTGGCGGGTGGCCGAGGCCCATCCCGAACTCCTCCTTCGGGAAAAGCCCTTCCGGGTAGTTTCCCTCCTAGAGGACGAAAATCCCCTGGTCCGGGGACTGGCCCTTCTTATCCTCCGGGCCCTCCGGCTCTCGGAAGCGGCCCCCGGTGTACGCCCCCTCCTTGAGGACTCCCGAACCTTTGAGATCTACCTTCCGGAAGAGGACCGCTTTGTTTCCCGCCGCCTAAAGGAGGTGGCCGAAGAAATCCTCAAAGACCAAAGGGAGGTTTTATGA
- a CDS encoding gamma-glutamylcyclotransferase family protein — MPILFVYGTLRRGQPLHGLLRGASLMGEGWVEGFALYDLGDYPAARPWEKGRIWGELYAVPEELLPLLDQVEDEYRRETVLVECSSGAKIPAQMYVYRDPLPESQRLLSERWERSSSS; from the coding sequence ATGCCTATCCTTTTCGTTTATGGAACCTTAAGGCGGGGGCAGCCCCTGCACGGACTTCTCCGAGGGGCTTCCCTGATGGGGGAGGGGTGGGTGGAGGGTTTTGCCCTTTATGATCTAGGGGATTATCCCGCGGCCCGTCCCTGGGAGAAAGGCCGCATCTGGGGCGAACTCTATGCCGTTCCCGAAGAACTCCTCCCCCTGCTTGACCAAGTGGAAGACGAATATCGGCGAGAGACGGTCCTGGTAGAGTGCTCTTCCGGGGCCAAAATTCCGGCCCAAATGTATGTCTACCGCGACCCCCTCCCGGAAAGCCAGCGCCTTCTTTCGGAAAGATGGGAGAGATCCTCCTCGTCCTGA
- a CDS encoding HAD-IA family hydrolase, with product MSTPLRAVLFDAEGTLLHIHPSVGEVYARVLSREGLFLPGEELDRRIRALWPVFRRAFFGKFSPEGCRQLWKEIFSQALAPWLDGHPVERLFQAVYEAFSRPESFRLASGTREALEGLKRQGLKVAILSNWDERLPRLLKALGLKDHFEAVFLACELGVGKPAPEAFHLACEALGVAPPEVLMIGNDPEDDYQGALSAGLRARLYRGEDLREILREEGLWCA from the coding sequence ATGAGCACTCCTCTGCGGGCCGTTCTCTTCGATGCCGAGGGCACCCTTCTCCACATCCATCCTTCGGTGGGGGAGGTCTATGCCCGGGTGCTCTCCCGGGAGGGGCTTTTCCTTCCGGGAGAGGAACTCGACCGGCGTATCCGGGCCCTCTGGCCGGTCTTCCGCAGGGCCTTTTTCGGAAAGTTTTCCCCGGAGGGGTGCCGGCAGCTCTGGAAGGAGATTTTTAGCCAGGCCTTGGCCCCTTGGCTTGACGGTCACCCGGTGGAGAGGCTTTTTCAGGCGGTCTACGAGGCCTTTTCCCGGCCGGAAAGTTTCCGTCTGGCTTCCGGGACCCGCGAGGCCCTGGAAGGCCTGAAGAGACAGGGCCTCAAGGTGGCCATCCTTTCCAACTGGGACGAACGGCTACCCCGCCTCCTCAAGGCCCTGGGCCTTAAGGACCATTTTGAGGCCGTCTTTTTGGCCTGCGAGCTGGGGGTGGGAAAGCCGGCCCCCGAGGCCTTTCACCTGGCCTGTGAGGCCCTGGGCGTGGCCCCTCCCGAGGTCCTCATGATCGGAAATGACCCGGAGGACGACTACCAGGGGGCCCTTTCGGCCGGCCTTCGGGCCCGGCTTTATCGGGGGGAGGATCTGCGCGAGATCCTCAGGGAGGAGGGCCTATGGTGCGCCTGA
- a CDS encoding FmdB family zinc ribbon protein, whose product MPIYEFRCEACGEEFEVLCRNRAEAEEVRCKKCGSERVKRLMSTITPIVDSGGGPADRPRVAESHRCETGTCTHLELPGHSR is encoded by the coding sequence ATGCCTATCTACGAATTTCGTTGCGAAGCCTGTGGGGAGGAATTTGAAGTCCTGTGTCGCAACCGGGCGGAGGCCGAGGAGGTGCGGTGTAAAAAGTGCGGAAGCGAAAGGGTGAAGCGCCTCATGAGTACCATCACTCCCATAGTGGATTCCGGGGGCGGGCCTGCGGACCGGCCCCGGGTGGCCGAGAGTCACCGGTGCGAGACCGGGACCTGTACCCATCTTGAACTTCCGGGGCACAGCCGCTGA
- a CDS encoding CBS domain-containing protein has translation MAEGPSLLEVLKAFFQKAPEEHLQEFAEELEELVEEAEGEGLLSPEEREILLSVLRLRKVAVREVMIPRKDLVALPESASAEEVRRRVQEAPHRYYPVYRRDLDDFVGIVSLRDLVRRFPEDFRLADLTRPAYVIPESLRIREALKGFRDRRVRVALVIDEFGALSGMVRLEDLLGCVFSFESPELRPDAEGWYPLHPETPLEEVERLFDLELPRGDYETLAGLLQERLGRLPRPGEEVELPGLLVRVISADERAVRALRVRPLPKDA, from the coding sequence ATGGCCGAGGGTCCGTCGCTTCTGGAGGTCCTGAAAGCCTTCTTTCAGAAGGCCCCGGAGGAGCATCTCCAGGAATTCGCGGAAGAACTCGAAGAGCTGGTGGAGGAGGCCGAGGGGGAGGGGCTCCTCAGTCCGGAAGAGCGGGAGATCCTCCTTTCGGTCCTGCGCCTGAGGAAGGTGGCCGTCCGGGAGGTCATGATCCCCCGCAAGGACCTGGTGGCCCTTCCGGAGTCGGCTTCGGCGGAGGAGGTCCGCCGTCGGGTGCAGGAGGCCCCTCACCGCTACTATCCGGTCTATCGTCGCGATCTCGACGACTTTGTGGGGATAGTCTCCCTCCGGGATCTGGTGCGCCGCTTTCCGGAGGATTTTCGGCTGGCGGACCTCACCCGCCCGGCTTATGTGATCCCGGAGAGCCTGCGTATCCGGGAGGCCCTCAAGGGCTTTCGCGACCGCCGAGTCCGGGTGGCCTTGGTTATCGACGAATTCGGGGCCCTCTCCGGCATGGTCCGTCTGGAGGACCTTCTGGGCTGTGTCTTTTCCTTTGAGTCCCCAGAGCTCCGTCCGGATGCCGAGGGCTGGTATCCTCTCCATCCGGAGACCCCGCTGGAGGAGGTGGAAAGGCTTTTCGACCTGGAGCTTCCCCGGGGAGATTATGAGACCCTGGCCGGGCTCCTTCAGGAGAGGTTGGGAAGACTTCCCCGGCCCGGGGAGGAGGTGGAGCTTCCGGGCCTCCTGGTACGGGTGATCTCTGCCGATGAAAGAGCGGTGCGCGCCCTACGGGTTCGTCCCCTCCCCAAGGATGCTTAA
- a CDS encoding YkgJ family cysteine cluster protein, whose translation MVRLKGFGALEELMAEVDRRFEETRRGYPREVRCRKGCTDCCYAPFDLSLAEALYLAQAFRKLPRRVRREVERRLEKYEKTWETEVPKPVDPLALSRVRLRCPFLDDRGLCVVYEFRPLTCRVYGLPLSVGEETVVCPRSGFEAGKTYPTVLFGEVLRRLAEISEGLVPKGGNVRVSLIGVIRGGFPGAHLLEEPF comes from the coding sequence ATGGTGCGCCTGAAAGGTTTTGGGGCCCTGGAAGAGCTTATGGCCGAGGTGGATCGGCGGTTCGAGGAGACCCGTCGAGGTTATCCCCGGGAGGTTCGCTGCCGCAAGGGCTGCACGGATTGTTGCTATGCCCCCTTTGACCTTTCCCTGGCCGAAGCCCTCTATCTGGCCCAGGCCTTTCGGAAACTGCCCCGGAGAGTGCGCCGGGAGGTGGAACGCCGGCTGGAAAAGTATGAAAAGACCTGGGAGACCGAAGTTCCCAAGCCGGTAGATCCCCTGGCCCTTTCCCGGGTGAGGCTCCGCTGCCCCTTTTTGGACGATCGGGGCCTCTGTGTGGTCTATGAATTCCGCCCCCTTACCTGTCGGGTTTACGGTCTTCCTCTTTCCGTGGGGGAAGAGACCGTGGTTTGCCCCCGGTCGGGCTTTGAAGCCGGGAAGACCTATCCTACGGTCCTTTTCGGGGAGGTCCTGCGGCGTCTGGCCGAGATCTCGGAGGGCCTGGTCCCCAAGGGGGGAAACGTGCGGGTGTCACTTATCGGGGTGATCCGCGGAGGCTTCCCCGGGGCCCATCTCCTGGAGGAGCCTTTTTAG
- a CDS encoding nitroreductase family protein → MEVITAIRGRRAINYFDPQRPVPEELLRNLLELAALAPSSFNLQPWRVIVVDDPEKKALLRECAMGQPKVEEAPVVLILVADPGVVEEYGEEVLRDRLAKGYLKDESQIEGVKAVFYQLYGDRESLRRKLFAVKNTALFAMNLMLAARGLGLETHPMDGFEEPCVKRVFGIPEDKLVPMLVAVGYPRPGVKLLERPARRPPEVFTSRNTWSTS, encoded by the coding sequence ATGGAGGTTATCACCGCCATTCGCGGCCGACGGGCCATCAATTATTTCGATCCTCAAAGGCCGGTGCCGGAGGAGTTGCTCCGGAATCTTCTGGAACTGGCGGCTCTCGCCCCCTCTTCCTTCAATCTCCAGCCCTGGCGGGTCATCGTGGTGGATGATCCGGAGAAAAAGGCCCTCCTTCGGGAGTGCGCCATGGGGCAGCCCAAGGTGGAGGAGGCCCCGGTGGTCCTTATTCTGGTAGCGGATCCAGGGGTGGTAGAAGAATACGGGGAGGAGGTCCTGCGGGACCGCCTGGCCAAAGGCTATCTCAAAGACGAAAGCCAGATCGAGGGCGTAAAGGCCGTCTTTTATCAGCTATATGGGGACCGAGAGAGCCTCCGGCGCAAGCTTTTTGCCGTGAAAAACACCGCCCTTTTTGCCATGAACCTCATGCTGGCCGCCCGGGGTCTGGGCCTGGAAACCCATCCCATGGACGGTTTCGAGGAGCCCTGCGTGAAGAGGGTCTTCGGGATCCCGGAGGATAAGCTGGTCCCCATGCTGGTGGCCGTAGGTTATCCGCGCCCGGGGGTTAAGCTCCTCGAAAGGCCGGCGCGAAGGCCCCCGGAGGTCTTTACCTCCCGGAATACCTGGTCCACCAGCTGA
- the lnt gene encoding apolipoprotein N-acyltransferase — MKERCAPYGFVPSPRMLKALLSGGLLILAFPAPGLWPLVFGALVPLFTALPGRSLREALGLGLLAFTVFFFGLLYWIPGVMIRFGGLSRPLALSVHLLLCLYLALYSALAVAGAAALKAFERPGLLPGLLLGAFWLAGEYLRGRLLTGFPWEPLSGALAPVPLLLQPAALVGALGLSLLPLWVNYALFAALPPRRRRAPLLAAFFLLGATVLYGWRALSLEVPVFPVRVALIQGNIPQEIKWRPGEERRSLERYLELSRKALACGPDFLVWPETALPFPFPYGGLTGELLKGIRSLGRPVLFGAPRAVHTEKGWDLRNSLVALSPEGKPLGVYDKEHLVPFGEYVPFEDKFPWLRNLAVASGDYTPGRGSGVLEVAGVRVGALICFENAFAPLARARVRAGADLLLVITNDAWFGRSAALRQHFDQSILRAVETRRWVIQVANTGLSGVIDPYGRVRLLGPVERPWWSCFGRRP, encoded by the coding sequence ATGAAAGAGCGGTGCGCGCCCTACGGGTTCGTCCCCTCCCCAAGGATGCTTAAGGCCCTCCTTTCGGGAGGTCTCTTGATCCTGGCCTTCCCCGCCCCGGGTCTCTGGCCGTTGGTCTTTGGGGCCCTGGTGCCCCTTTTTACCGCCCTTCCAGGCCGCAGCCTCCGGGAGGCCTTGGGCCTGGGTCTTCTGGCCTTTACGGTCTTCTTTTTCGGGCTTCTTTACTGGATTCCCGGGGTGATGATCCGCTTCGGGGGCCTTTCTCGGCCCCTGGCCCTTTCCGTCCATTTGCTGCTCTGTCTCTATCTGGCCCTTTATTCGGCCCTGGCCGTGGCCGGGGCCGCGGCTCTTAAGGCCTTTGAACGCCCGGGCCTTCTTCCGGGGCTTCTTTTGGGGGCCTTCTGGCTGGCCGGAGAGTATTTGCGGGGCCGGCTCCTTACAGGCTTTCCCTGGGAGCCCCTTTCCGGGGCCCTGGCCCCGGTGCCTCTCCTTCTGCAGCCCGCGGCCCTGGTAGGGGCCCTGGGGCTTTCGCTTCTTCCCCTCTGGGTCAACTACGCCCTGTTTGCCGCTCTCCCTCCTCGCCGGAGGAGGGCCCCGCTTCTGGCGGCCTTTTTCCTCCTCGGGGCCACGGTCCTTTACGGCTGGCGGGCCCTTTCCCTGGAGGTTCCGGTCTTCCCCGTCCGGGTGGCCCTCATCCAGGGGAATATCCCCCAGGAGATCAAGTGGCGGCCCGGCGAAGAGCGCCGGAGCCTGGAGCGCTATCTCGAGCTCTCCCGGAAGGCCCTGGCCTGCGGGCCGGACTTTTTGGTTTGGCCAGAGACCGCTCTTCCCTTCCCCTTTCCCTACGGAGGGCTTACAGGGGAGCTTTTAAAAGGGATAAGGTCCCTGGGGCGGCCGGTCCTTTTCGGGGCCCCGCGGGCGGTCCATACCGAAAAGGGCTGGGACCTTCGCAACAGTCTGGTGGCCCTTTCCCCGGAGGGGAAGCCCCTCGGGGTCTACGATAAAGAGCACCTGGTGCCCTTTGGAGAGTATGTCCCCTTTGAGGATAAGTTTCCCTGGCTGAGGAATCTGGCGGTGGCCTCCGGGGACTACACCCCCGGAAGGGGTTCGGGGGTCCTAGAGGTGGCCGGGGTGAGGGTGGGGGCCCTCATTTGTTTTGAAAACGCCTTTGCCCCTCTGGCCCGGGCCCGGGTGCGGGCCGGGGCGGATCTACTCTTGGTCATCACCAATGACGCCTGGTTCGGCCGCTCGGCGGCCTTAAGACAGCACTTCGATCAATCCATTCTCCGGGCCGTGGAGACCCGGCGCTGGGTGATCCAGGTGGCCAATACCGGCCTTTCCGGGGTGATCGACCCTTACGGCCGTGTCCGCCTCCTGGGCCCGGTGGAGCGTCCCTGGTGGTCCTGTTTCGGGAGGCGGCCTTGA
- a CDS encoding DUF72 domain-containing protein: MKRLFVGTCGNKVGLARYVNLFNALEVNATFYRFPSEKSLRNWEKTLSGRQDFCLSLKAFQGLTHPLSSPTWRRSGLSPEELEGLKGKVGCLRLTEATQRYFLETLELAARVSARYLLLQLPRNCEAEAAELRKFLSWAREVPGPERLHLALEIRWEDPDLLLELWEEFQTVPAFDPLLFPEFLERLRALPRLYFRLHGERQGSRLNYHKKYREEELQKLAELVKELPAEEILVFFNNVYMHEDALRFRKLWG; encoded by the coding sequence ATGAAGCGCCTCTTTGTCGGGACCTGCGGAAACAAGGTGGGACTTGCCCGCTATGTAAACCTCTTTAACGCCTTAGAGGTCAACGCCACCTTTTATCGCTTTCCCTCGGAAAAGAGTCTCCGAAACTGGGAAAAGACCCTTTCCGGCCGCCAGGACTTCTGCCTTTCCCTCAAGGCCTTCCAGGGCCTGACCCATCCCCTCTCTTCCCCTACCTGGCGAAGAAGTGGGCTTTCTCCTGAGGAACTCGAGGGCCTCAAGGGAAAGGTGGGCTGCCTCCGACTCACCGAGGCCACCCAGAGATACTTCCTTGAGACCCTGGAGCTGGCCGCCAGGGTCTCCGCCCGCTATCTCCTCCTCCAGCTTCCCCGAAACTGTGAGGCCGAGGCCGCAGAGCTCCGAAAATTCCTTTCCTGGGCCCGGGAAGTTCCGGGACCCGAAAGACTCCACCTGGCCCTGGAGATCCGCTGGGAGGACCCGGATCTTCTCCTGGAACTCTGGGAGGAATTTCAGACCGTCCCCGCCTTCGACCCCCTTCTCTTTCCGGAATTTCTGGAAAGGCTCCGTGCCCTTCCCCGACTCTACTTCCGCCTCCACGGCGAACGCCAGGGTTCTCGCCTGAACTATCACAAGAAATACCGCGAGGAGGAGTTACAGAAGCTCGCGGAGCTGGTGAAGGAACTTCCGGCCGAGGAAATCCTGGTTTTTTTCAACAACGTCTACATGCACGAGGATGCCCTCCGTTTCCGAAAGCTCTGGGGTTGA
- a CDS encoding tetratricopeptide repeat protein, translated as MNEPEKISPEVAEALKWYKEAQVMYAQGRSLDALARYEEAYRVFVEHGCHREAANAAEKMGDLYFNRGNFEKALKPYKIALDICEEYEDELGTAILSEKIVYVYKELRQPEKALPYLYRALEIAEKYKDAHRAARMLAGIGDVYRNLGKLEAAREAYALAARIYREIGSREQAQLAEEALKRLLQEMGPGEASADHPDK; from the coding sequence ATGAACGAGCCGGAAAAAATTTCTCCAGAGGTGGCCGAGGCCCTCAAATGGTACAAAGAGGCCCAGGTGATGTATGCCCAGGGGCGAAGCCTTGACGCCCTGGCCCGCTATGAAGAGGCCTACCGGGTCTTCGTGGAACACGGCTGCCACCGGGAGGCGGCCAACGCCGCCGAAAAGATGGGAGATCTCTACTTTAACCGCGGCAACTTCGAGAAGGCCTTGAAGCCCTACAAGATCGCTCTGGACATCTGCGAGGAATACGAGGACGAGTTAGGGACCGCCATCCTCTCCGAAAAGATCGTTTATGTTTACAAGGAACTGCGCCAGCCGGAAAAGGCCCTCCCTTATCTCTATCGGGCCCTAGAGATTGCCGAAAAGTACAAAGACGCCCATCGGGCGGCCCGCATGCTCGCCGGGATCGGAGACGTCTACCGGAATCTCGGAAAACTGGAAGCCGCCCGGGAGGCCTATGCCCTGGCGGCCCGGATCTACCGGGAGATCGGCTCCCGAGAGCAGGCCCAGCTGGCCGAAGAGGCCCTAAAAAGGCTCCTCCAGGAGATGGGCCCCGGGGAAGCCTCCGCGGATCACCCCGATAAGTGA
- a CDS encoding sigma-54 interaction domain-containing protein — protein sequence MSQQSLEEITTLYEIASTLASTLELREALERTLSVLAERFKLKRGTITIFNPRTGEIQIEVAHGLSEEARRRGRYRPGEGITGEVVATGQPIIVPQISEDPRFLNRTRSRDEREKRELSFLCVPIKSGGRVLGTLSVDRPAADVAELSEDLRLLTIVAGLLAQTVAKLQALEEERARLLEENLRLKNELREKFHLENFVATSSRMQEVLEMIDRVAASPATVLLRGESGTGKTLIARLLHYNSPRAEGPFVVVPCTAIPEGLLESELFGYEKGAFTGAASRKIGLMEKAHGGTLFLDEIGDLPLPIQAKLLHAIQEKEFYRLGGTEPLRVDVRLIAATNRNLEDLVAKGLFREDLYYRLSVFPIYLPPLRERPTDIIPLAEHFLEKYCTLYQKKIKRLSSPAIDLLMQYHWPGNVRELENAIERAVLICDEEVIRSYHLPPSLQTAQSSGTRARMSLSEAVEKVERELIVEALKETRGNQTQAAKLLGTTLRVLNYKIKKYGLDPRSFRPPRTKHA from the coding sequence ATGTCCCAGCAGAGCCTGGAGGAGATCACCACCCTTTACGAGATCGCCAGCACCCTGGCCAGCACCCTGGAGCTGCGCGAGGCCCTGGAGCGCACGCTTTCCGTATTGGCCGAACGCTTTAAGCTCAAACGGGGGACCATCACCATTTTCAACCCCCGCACCGGAGAGATTCAGATCGAAGTGGCTCACGGGCTTTCGGAGGAGGCCCGGCGGCGGGGACGCTACCGGCCCGGGGAGGGGATCACCGGGGAGGTAGTGGCCACCGGACAGCCCATCATCGTGCCCCAGATCAGCGAGGACCCCCGTTTTCTGAACCGGACCCGCAGCCGGGACGAGAGGGAAAAACGCGAGCTTTCCTTCCTCTGTGTGCCTATCAAGAGCGGGGGGCGGGTCCTGGGGACCCTTTCCGTGGACCGGCCGGCGGCCGACGTGGCCGAACTCTCCGAGGACCTGCGGCTGCTCACCATCGTGGCCGGGCTCCTGGCCCAGACCGTGGCCAAGCTCCAGGCCCTGGAAGAGGAACGGGCCCGGTTGCTCGAGGAAAATCTGCGTCTCAAAAACGAGCTCCGGGAAAAATTCCATCTGGAAAACTTTGTGGCCACCTCCTCCCGGATGCAGGAAGTGTTGGAGATGATCGACCGGGTGGCGGCCAGCCCGGCCACGGTGCTTTTGCGCGGGGAGTCCGGAACCGGAAAGACCCTCATCGCCCGGCTCCTCCATTACAATAGCCCCCGGGCCGAGGGGCCTTTTGTGGTGGTCCCCTGCACGGCTATCCCCGAGGGGCTTCTGGAGAGCGAACTTTTCGGCTACGAGAAAGGGGCCTTCACCGGGGCGGCCTCCCGCAAGATTGGCCTCATGGAAAAGGCCCACGGGGGAACCCTTTTTCTGGACGAAATCGGGGACCTTCCCCTTCCCATCCAGGCCAAGCTTCTTCATGCTATTCAAGAAAAGGAGTTCTACCGGCTGGGGGGCACGGAGCCCCTCCGAGTGGACGTGCGCCTGATTGCCGCCACCAACCGCAATCTGGAGGACCTGGTGGCCAAGGGCCTTTTCCGCGAGGACCTCTACTACCGACTTTCGGTCTTTCCCATCTACCTTCCTCCTCTCCGGGAAAGACCTACGGACATCATCCCTCTGGCGGAGCATTTTTTGGAAAAGTACTGCACCCTTTACCAAAAAAAGATCAAGAGGCTCTCCTCCCCGGCCATCGACCTTCTCATGCAATATCACTGGCCGGGAAATGTGCGGGAGCTGGAAAACGCCATCGAGCGGGCGGTCCTCATCTGTGATGAAGAAGTTATCCGGAGCTATCATTTGCCCCCGAGTCTGCAAACCGCTCAGAGTTCCGGCACTCGGGCCCGCATGAGTCTGTCCGAGGCCGTAGAGAAGGTGGAAAGGGAATTGATCGTGGAGGCCCTCAAGGAGACCCGAGGCAATCAGACCCAAGCGGCCAAGCTCCTGGGCACCACCCTGCGGGTCCTCAATTACAAGATCAAAAAATACGGACTCGATCCCCGGAGCTTTCGACCCCCGAGAACAAAGCACGCCTGA